A genomic segment from Actinomadura hallensis encodes:
- a CDS encoding protein kinase domain-containing protein, which produces MIDAEGASLGRFPANNLPMNGDRLIPLARRYRLLSVVGRGGMGTVWRAYDEMLDRDVAVKEVRLPARITKGERRAMCRRLLTEARATAALRHPGVVAVHDFIIEDGRPWIVMEFVESCSLNRLVAEDGPLGVRRTAEIGAAVLSVLRAAHSAGILHRDVKPSNVLICDDGRVLLTDFGLAVHTAGGRQSADTMPAGIEGSPAYLSPERVNGMPGVEASDLWSLGATLYMAVEGFSPFLRCHALASMMAVVLGDYAPPERAGPLTPVIEGLLRQRPEDRLTADETAELLADVLGSVPEPGATAAKPDPLPHRVRGIPARRLPLPRRVPWAQRGPWVQRGAWGQRPWAQRGPRGSRPWGQRGPWGSRGPWQRSAWTALGGPRVFRGPRVPWTLRSGRRHGDPAGEPGCGSRRRLRDRWRHRDARTSRHAARTPEDPAPGDGRREGPGCDLDRTQPRGLRKARVQRRGARPGAVAGVAVLAMLAAGAGTWTARWTSVGQSDEPVALRPAAGLTAKTTRYREAGAYSVRVPAGWQAERSDGVMRWTDAQAGLGLRITAAPGDPLAGLRAAERAAEAERRYPGYHRLRLERVPEVIADAAEWEFTWRGEPTAAYEDGVRHVLCSRAAGYEFCFYAPDRRWTPGQRLYGAILKTFRPEKG; this is translated from the coding sequence ATGATTGATGCCGAGGGGGCGTCGCTTGGGCGCTTCCCGGCGAATAACCTCCCCATGAACGGGGATCGGCTGATACCGCTCGCGCGACGGTATCGTCTGCTCTCTGTGGTCGGCAGGGGCGGCATGGGCACCGTCTGGCGGGCGTACGACGAGATGCTGGACCGGGACGTCGCCGTCAAGGAGGTCCGCCTTCCCGCGCGCATCACCAAGGGGGAGCGCCGGGCGATGTGCCGGCGGCTGCTGACGGAGGCGCGGGCCACCGCCGCGCTGCGGCACCCCGGCGTGGTCGCCGTCCACGACTTCATCATCGAGGACGGACGTCCGTGGATCGTCATGGAGTTCGTCGAGTCGTGCTCGCTGAACCGCCTCGTCGCCGAGGACGGCCCTCTCGGCGTCCGCCGGACCGCGGAGATCGGCGCGGCGGTGCTGTCGGTGCTCCGCGCCGCGCACTCCGCGGGCATCCTGCACCGCGACGTCAAGCCCAGCAACGTCCTGATCTGCGACGACGGGCGGGTCCTGCTCACCGACTTCGGGCTGGCCGTCCACACGGCCGGCGGGCGGCAGTCCGCCGACACGATGCCCGCGGGGATCGAGGGGTCCCCCGCCTACCTGTCGCCGGAGCGCGTGAACGGCATGCCGGGCGTGGAGGCGTCGGACCTGTGGTCCCTCGGCGCGACGCTCTACATGGCCGTCGAGGGGTTCTCCCCGTTCCTGCGGTGCCACGCGCTGGCGTCCATGATGGCCGTGGTGCTGGGCGACTACGCGCCCCCCGAGCGGGCGGGTCCGCTGACCCCCGTCATCGAGGGGCTGCTCCGCCAGCGGCCCGAGGACCGCCTGACGGCCGATGAGACGGCCGAGCTGCTCGCGGACGTGCTCGGCTCCGTCCCGGAGCCGGGCGCCACGGCGGCGAAGCCGGACCCCCTCCCGCACCGGGTCCGCGGCATCCCGGCGCGGCGGCTCCCGCTGCCGCGCCGCGTCCCATGGGCGCAGCGCGGCCCCTGGGTACAGCGCGGTGCCTGGGGACAGCGCCCATGGGCGCAGCGCGGCCCCCGGGGCTCGCGTCCATGGGGGCAGCGCGGTCCCTGGGGCTCGCGGGGTCCGTGGCAGCGGAGCGCGTGGACGGCGCTGGGCGGGCCGCGCGTCTTCCGGGGGCCGCGGGTCCCGTGGACGCTGCGGAGCGGGAGGCGGCACGGGGACCCGGCGGGCGAGCCGGGCTGCGGTTCGCGGCGGCGCCTCCGCGACCGGTGGCGGCACCGCGACGCCCGGACGTCCCGCCACGCGGCGCGCACGCCCGAAGATCCGGCTCCCGGAGACGGGAGGCGCGAAGGTCCGGGGTGCGACCTGGACCGCACGCAGCCGCGGGGCCTGAGGAAGGCGCGCGTGCAGAGGAGAGGGGCACGCCCCGGGGCCGTCGCCGGCGTGGCCGTCCTCGCGATGCTCGCGGCGGGCGCCGGCACCTGGACGGCGCGGTGGACGTCGGTCGGCCAGAGCGACGAGCCCGTGGCGCTGCGGCCCGCGGCCGGGCTGACCGCCAAGACGACGCGGTACCGGGAGGCGGGCGCCTACTCGGTGCGGGTGCCGGCGGGCTGGCAGGCGGAGCGGAGCGACGGCGTCATGCGGTGGACGGACGCCCAGGCCGGGCTCGGGCTGCGGATCACCGCGGCGCCGGGGGACCCCCTGGCGGGACTCCGCGCCGCGGAGCGCGCGGCCGAGGCGGAGCGGCGCTACCCCGGGTATCACCGGCTCCGGCTCGAACGCGTGCCCGAGGTCATCGCGGATGCCGCCGAGTGGGAGTTCACCTGGCGGGGCGAGCCCACGGCCGCGTACGAGGACGGCGTCCGGCACGTGCTGTGCAGCCGCGCCGCGGGGTACGAGTTCTGCTTCTACGCGCCCGACCGCCGGTGGACGCCGGGCCAGCGCCTCTACGGCGCCATCCTGAAGACGTTCCGGCCGGAGAAGGGCTGA
- a CDS encoding AMP-binding protein — translation MTLSYASGVSATPLLGDTIGANLAKTVAAFPDRDVLVERASGRRWTYEQFADDVDAVALGLRDLGIVKGDRVGIWAPNCAEWMLVQYATAKLGAILVNINPAYRLHELEFVLNQAGVRTLVSAKEFKTSDYAAMIEEARPRCPALQDVVFIGGPEWDALVAEGREGDPAVLSEIGRTLGADDPINIQYTSGTTGFPKGATLSHHNILNNGYFVGELCGYDEEDRVCVPVPFYHCFGMVMGNLAATSHGACVVIPAPAFDPAATLRAVAAERCTSLYGVPTMFISVLADPSLESLDLSSLRTGIMAGSPCPVEVMKQVIERLGMAEVAICYGMTETSPVSTQTRAGDSLDRRVSTVGTVHPHLEIKIVDPATGVTVPRGEPGEFCTRGYSVMLGYWEEPAKTAEVIDAARWMHTGDLAVMDDDGYVSITGRIKDMVIRGGENIYPREIEEFLYTHPDIVDAQVIGVPDEKYGEELMAWVRLREGAPGLTAGELRSFCEGKLAHYKIPRYVHVVDEFPMTVTGKVRKVQMREEALGILGLDAPPGRG, via the coding sequence ATGACGCTCTCGTACGCCTCGGGCGTCTCGGCCACCCCGCTCCTCGGCGACACGATCGGCGCGAACCTCGCGAAGACCGTCGCCGCGTTCCCCGACCGCGACGTGCTGGTGGAGAGGGCGTCCGGCCGCCGCTGGACCTACGAGCAGTTCGCCGACGACGTGGACGCCGTCGCGCTCGGCCTGCGCGACCTCGGCATCGTCAAGGGCGACCGTGTCGGGATCTGGGCGCCGAACTGCGCCGAGTGGATGCTCGTCCAGTACGCCACCGCGAAGCTCGGCGCGATCCTCGTCAACATCAACCCCGCGTACCGGCTGCACGAGCTGGAGTTCGTCCTGAACCAGGCGGGCGTCCGGACGCTGGTGTCGGCGAAGGAGTTCAAGACGTCCGACTACGCGGCGATGATCGAGGAGGCCCGGCCGCGGTGCCCCGCGCTCCAGGACGTCGTGTTCATCGGCGGCCCGGAGTGGGACGCGCTCGTCGCCGAGGGTCGCGAGGGCGACCCGGCCGTCCTCAGCGAGATCGGCAGGACGCTCGGCGCCGACGACCCGATCAACATCCAGTACACGTCCGGGACGACGGGCTTCCCCAAGGGCGCGACGCTGTCGCACCACAACATCCTGAACAACGGCTACTTCGTCGGCGAGCTCTGCGGCTACGACGAAGAGGACCGCGTGTGCGTGCCGGTGCCCTTCTACCACTGCTTCGGCATGGTCATGGGGAACCTGGCGGCGACCAGCCACGGCGCCTGCGTGGTGATCCCGGCGCCCGCGTTCGACCCGGCGGCGACGCTCCGGGCGGTCGCGGCCGAGCGGTGCACGTCGCTGTACGGGGTGCCGACGATGTTCATCTCCGTCCTCGCCGACCCGTCGCTGGAGAGCCTGGACCTGAGCAGCCTCCGCACCGGCATCATGGCGGGGTCGCCCTGCCCGGTCGAGGTGATGAAGCAGGTCATCGAGCGGCTCGGGATGGCCGAGGTCGCGATCTGCTACGGCATGACGGAGACGTCGCCGGTATCGACGCAGACCCGCGCGGGCGACTCCCTCGACCGCCGCGTGTCGACGGTCGGGACCGTCCACCCGCACCTCGAGATCAAGATCGTCGATCCGGCGACGGGCGTGACGGTCCCGCGCGGCGAGCCCGGCGAGTTCTGCACGCGCGGCTACTCGGTGATGCTCGGCTACTGGGAGGAGCCCGCCAAGACGGCGGAGGTCATCGACGCGGCCCGGTGGATGCACACCGGCGACCTCGCGGTGATGGACGACGACGGCTACGTCAGCATCACCGGCCGGATCAAGGACATGGTCATCCGCGGCGGCGAGAACATCTACCCGCGCGAGATCGAGGAGTTCCTCTACACCCACCCCGACATCGTGGACGCGCAGGTCATCGGCGTTCCCGACGAGAAGTACGGCGAGGAGCTGATGGCGTGGGTGCGGCTGCGCGAGGGCGCGCCGGGCCTGACCGCGGGGGAGCTGCGCTCGTTCTGCGAGGGCAAGCTCGCCCACTACAAGATCCCGCGTTACGTGCACGTCGTGGACGAGTTCCCGATGACGGTCACCGGCAAGGTTCGCAAGGTGCAGATGCGCGAGGAGGCCCTCGGGATCCTGGGCCTGGACGCGCCGCCCGGCCGCGGCTGA
- a CDS encoding LuxR C-terminal-related transcriptional regulator translates to MRVVIAEDLALLREGLVSLLETHDFEIAAAVDSGPALLEAMLDHRPDVAVVDVRLPPSFTDEGLQAALEARRRVPGLPVLVLSQYVEQLYARELLADGSGGIGYLLKDRVFDAAQFVDAVRRVAAGGTAMDPEVISRLVATGTRGTPLSRLTPRELEVLELMAQGRSNAAIAERLVITERAVTKHTANIFTKLDLPVTADDNRRVLAVLAYLNR, encoded by the coding sequence GTGCGCGTTGTCATCGCCGAAGACCTCGCCCTCCTGAGGGAGGGACTGGTCAGCCTCCTGGAGACGCACGACTTCGAGATCGCGGCGGCCGTCGACAGCGGCCCCGCGCTCCTGGAGGCGATGCTCGACCACCGCCCGGACGTGGCGGTGGTCGACGTGCGCCTGCCGCCGTCCTTCACCGACGAGGGGCTGCAGGCGGCGCTGGAGGCGCGCAGGCGGGTCCCGGGCCTGCCGGTCCTGGTGCTGTCGCAGTACGTCGAGCAGCTCTACGCGCGGGAGCTGCTCGCGGACGGCAGCGGCGGCATCGGCTACCTGCTGAAGGACCGGGTGTTCGACGCGGCGCAGTTCGTGGACGCGGTCCGCCGGGTGGCGGCGGGCGGCACCGCGATGGACCCGGAGGTCATCTCCCGGCTCGTCGCCACCGGGACGCGCGGCACGCCGCTGAGCCGCCTCACCCCGCGGGAGCTGGAGGTGCTGGAGCTGATGGCGCAGGGCCGCTCGAACGCCGCGATCGCGGAGCGGCTCGTCATCACCGAGCGGGCGGTGACCAAGCACACCGCGAACATCTTCACCAAGCTCGACCTGCCCGTCACCGCCGACGACAACCGGCGGGTCCTCGCGGTCCTCGCGTACCTCAACCGCTGA
- a CDS encoding helix-turn-helix transcriptional regulator: protein MSGDDAGAVRSAVLALQRTTGLPMVFGGAVRRDRLRITELVGNITDSLDGLVVRHGSGLGGKAMAMGRPLWVSNYPYSPSISHDYDKPVGREGLLSIVAVPVVVRRRVRGVLYGALREPLSLADRVVSAAVDAARDLEQDLAVRDRADEALARARPSASTSRWEEVRAVHAELRALAEQAGDQTVRDRLREASLRLAAAGLDEPDGHPRPSLSPRELDVLSYVAIGCTNAETAEHLALSPETVKSYLRSAMRKLDSHTRLEAVTTARRKGLLP, encoded by the coding sequence ATGTCGGGGGACGACGCGGGCGCCGTCCGGTCGGCGGTGCTGGCGCTGCAGCGGACGACCGGCCTGCCCATGGTGTTCGGCGGCGCCGTGCGCCGGGACCGCCTCCGCATCACCGAGCTGGTCGGCAACATCACCGACTCGCTGGACGGCCTGGTCGTGCGCCACGGCAGCGGCCTCGGCGGCAAGGCGATGGCGATGGGACGCCCCCTGTGGGTGAGCAACTACCCGTACTCGCCGTCGATCAGCCACGACTACGACAAGCCCGTCGGGCGGGAGGGGCTGCTGTCGATCGTCGCGGTCCCGGTCGTGGTGCGGCGGCGGGTCCGCGGCGTCCTGTACGGGGCGCTGCGGGAGCCGCTGTCGCTCGCGGACCGCGTCGTGAGCGCCGCGGTCGACGCCGCCCGCGACCTGGAGCAGGACCTCGCCGTCCGCGACAGGGCGGACGAGGCGCTCGCCCGCGCCCGCCCGAGCGCCTCGACGTCCAGGTGGGAGGAGGTCAGGGCCGTCCACGCGGAACTGCGCGCCCTGGCGGAACAGGCCGGGGATCAGACCGTGCGGGACCGGCTGCGCGAGGCGTCCCTGCGCCTGGCCGCCGCGGGCCTGGACGAGCCGGACGGGCACCCGCGCCCCTCCCTGTCCCCCCGCGAGCTGGACGTCCTGTCCTACGTGGCGATCGGCTGCACCAACGCGGAGACCGCGGAGCACCTGGCCCTGAGCCCCGAGACGGTGAAGAGCTACCTGCGCTCCGCAATGCGCAAACTGGACAGCCACACCCGCCTGGAAGCAGTGACGACGGCCCGCCGCAAGGGCCTGCTCCCCTGA
- a CDS encoding enoyl-CoA hydratase/isomerase family protein — MSRVETQRSQQGGRMVAGLHAEVADGVGTITIDRPAKRNAMSADMWRALPAVLDDLAGNPSVRAVVLTGAGGNFCAGADIAELSDIHRDDDSHLSTVAERALAAFPKPTLAAIEGYCVGGGCQLAAACDLRFATEDARFGIPPAKLGIVYPVGATTRLVRLVGPSAAKYLLYSADLIGAEHALRVGLVDEVVPAGGLRERVAELTGTLASRSLLVQEATKEIVDAIAAGGPAEDATRRWLEEMAASGEVQEGITAFLERRAPKFPWTGPSR; from the coding sequence ATGAGCCGCGTCGAGACACAGCGGTCGCAGCAGGGGGGACGCATGGTCGCCGGGCTCCACGCCGAGGTCGCCGACGGCGTCGGCACGATCACGATCGACCGGCCGGCCAAGCGCAACGCCATGTCGGCGGACATGTGGCGGGCGCTCCCCGCCGTGCTCGACGACCTGGCCGGGAATCCGTCCGTGCGGGCGGTGGTGCTGACGGGCGCGGGCGGGAACTTCTGCGCGGGCGCCGACATCGCCGAGCTGTCCGACATCCACCGCGACGACGACTCGCACCTGTCGACGGTCGCCGAGCGGGCCCTCGCCGCGTTCCCGAAGCCGACCCTCGCGGCGATCGAGGGGTACTGCGTCGGCGGCGGCTGCCAGCTCGCGGCGGCGTGCGACCTGCGGTTCGCGACGGAGGACGCCCGGTTCGGGATCCCCCCGGCCAAGCTCGGGATCGTCTACCCGGTCGGCGCGACGACCCGGCTCGTCCGGCTGGTCGGCCCGTCGGCGGCGAAGTACCTGCTGTACTCGGCGGACCTGATCGGCGCCGAGCACGCGCTGCGCGTCGGGCTGGTGGACGAGGTCGTCCCCGCGGGCGGGCTGCGCGAGCGGGTCGCCGAGCTCACCGGGACGCTCGCCTCCCGCTCCCTGCTCGTCCAGGAGGCGACCAAGGAGATCGTGGACGCGATCGCCGCGGGCGGCCCGGCCGAGGACGCGACCCGGCGCTGGCTGGAGGAGATGGCGGCCTCCGGGGAGGTGCAGGAGGGCATCACCGCGTTCCTCGAACGCCGCGCTCCCAAGTTCCCCTGGACGGGCCCCTCCCGCTGA
- a CDS encoding sensor histidine kinase, producing the protein MDVEVRQETRLQQHLRAPWRGAKLGLLGIPAMLVGLWFITVISMITSLVGILLFPSAVTLLRRQTDLYRDLIRRWTGHRIERPYLPEHEYEAGAYGVLKRFVDRFTDPATWRDYLWTVADPVVVMFTAALPALFIVYGLWGFVLVAFGGALIVEHGVIEWYGFIPVDGGWEGDAVLKTSTLVLATAFTAGGFAMAPKMMDVYGRWGRLLLGPTKKSELALRVRHLTETRSEAVDASAAELRRIERDLHDGAQARLVAMGMTLGAIEHLLDKDPEKARLLLAETRQTSAQALQELRDLVRGIHPPVLADRGLGDAVKALALDHPLRPEVTVDLPGRADPPVESAAYFAVSEILTNAAKHSGASRVWIDLRYEDGTLRISVTDDGRGGARMEDGTGLRGIERRIGTFDGVLALSSPPGGPTIVTLELPCALSSPKTSPS; encoded by the coding sequence GTGGACGTCGAAGTACGGCAGGAGACACGGCTGCAGCAGCACCTGAGGGCGCCGTGGCGCGGCGCGAAGCTCGGTCTGCTCGGCATTCCGGCGATGCTCGTCGGGCTGTGGTTCATCACGGTGATCTCCATGATCACGAGCCTGGTCGGAATCCTGCTGTTCCCGTCGGCGGTGACGCTGCTGCGCAGGCAGACCGACCTGTACCGCGATCTGATCCGCCGCTGGACCGGTCACCGGATCGAACGCCCCTACCTGCCCGAGCACGAGTACGAGGCCGGCGCCTACGGCGTCCTCAAGCGGTTCGTCGACCGGTTCACCGACCCCGCCACCTGGCGCGACTACCTGTGGACGGTCGCCGACCCGGTCGTCGTGATGTTCACGGCCGCGCTGCCCGCCCTCTTCATCGTCTACGGGCTGTGGGGGTTCGTGCTCGTGGCGTTCGGCGGCGCGCTGATCGTCGAGCACGGCGTCATCGAGTGGTACGGGTTCATCCCGGTGGACGGCGGCTGGGAGGGCGACGCCGTCCTGAAGACCTCCACCCTCGTGCTCGCGACGGCCTTCACCGCCGGCGGGTTCGCCATGGCGCCGAAGATGATGGACGTGTACGGGCGCTGGGGCAGGCTGCTGCTCGGCCCGACCAAGAAGTCGGAGCTGGCGCTGCGGGTGCGGCACCTCACCGAGACCCGCTCGGAGGCCGTGGACGCGTCCGCCGCCGAGCTGCGCCGCATCGAGCGCGACCTGCACGACGGCGCGCAGGCCCGGCTGGTCGCGATGGGCATGACGCTCGGCGCGATCGAGCATCTGCTCGACAAGGACCCCGAGAAGGCCCGCCTCCTGCTGGCCGAGACCCGGCAGACGTCCGCGCAGGCGCTCCAGGAGCTGCGCGACCTCGTCCGCGGGATCCACCCGCCGGTGCTGGCCGACCGCGGCCTCGGCGACGCCGTCAAGGCGCTCGCGCTCGACCACCCGCTGCGGCCGGAGGTGACGGTCGACCTTCCCGGACGGGCCGACCCGCCGGTCGAGTCCGCCGCCTACTTCGCGGTCTCGGAGATCCTCACCAACGCCGCCAAGCACTCCGGCGCGTCCCGCGTCTGGATCGACCTGCGGTACGAGGACGGCACGCTGCGGATCTCGGTCACCGACGACGGTCGCGGCGGCGCCAGGATGGAGGACGGCACGGGGCTGCGCGGGATCGAGCGCAGGATCGGTACATTCGACGGGGTCCTCGCCCTCAGCTCCCCGCCGGGCGGCCCGACGATCGTGACCCTGGAGCTGCCGTGCGCGTTGTCATCGCCGAAGACCTCGCCCTCCTGA
- a CDS encoding polysaccharide deacetylase family protein → MEVDVANAATRRRALYLLGAVAGLTAFGADGARPEAGPSRATVTPRARPAPNPTPTPTPTPTPRPASWGAAEPAGTGKPVRTLSELTPAPPPKSIALTLDDGPHPKWTPRILDLLAEEEVRATFFIVGEQVKRHPRLTRRIADAGHQICNHTETHPMSIGSLSRKRVRAEIVDAHDRIADATGVVPRYFRSPGGVWSRTILDLTAENDMLPVDWAVDPRDWARPGVRSIRKALLKGKDGEILLCHDGGGDRSQTLKALQEVIPKLKRRGLTFVAL, encoded by the coding sequence GTGGAGGTTGATGTGGCGAACGCGGCGACCCGCCGCAGAGCGCTCTATCTGCTGGGTGCGGTCGCCGGCCTCACCGCGTTCGGCGCGGACGGCGCCCGCCCGGAGGCCGGGCCGTCGCGGGCGACGGTGACCCCGCGGGCACGTCCGGCCCCCAACCCGACGCCGACGCCCACGCCCACGCCGACGCCCCGTCCCGCGAGCTGGGGCGCGGCGGAGCCGGCGGGGACCGGGAAGCCGGTGCGGACGCTGTCGGAGCTGACCCCCGCGCCGCCGCCGAAGTCGATCGCGCTGACGCTGGACGACGGCCCGCACCCGAAGTGGACGCCGCGCATCCTCGACCTGCTGGCGGAGGAGGAGGTCCGTGCGACGTTCTTCATCGTCGGCGAGCAGGTGAAGCGGCATCCGCGGCTGACCCGCCGCATCGCCGACGCCGGGCACCAGATCTGCAACCACACCGAGACGCATCCGATGTCGATCGGGAGCCTGTCGCGGAAGCGGGTCCGCGCGGAGATCGTGGACGCCCACGACCGGATCGCCGACGCGACCGGGGTGGTGCCGCGGTACTTCCGGTCGCCGGGCGGCGTCTGGAGCAGGACGATCCTGGATCTGACCGCCGAGAACGACATGCTGCCGGTCGACTGGGCCGTCGACCCGCGCGACTGGGCGCGGCCGGGCGTCCGGAGCATCCGCAAGGCGCTGCTCAAGGGCAAGGACGGCGAGATCCTGCTGTGCCACGACGGCGGCGGCGACCGGTCGCAGACGCTCAAGGCGCTGCAGGAGGTCATCCCCAAGCTGAAGCGGCGCGGCCTGACGTTCGTCGCGCTCTGA